A region from the Lutra lutra chromosome 1, mLutLut1.2, whole genome shotgun sequence genome encodes:
- the LOC125082494 gene encoding LOW QUALITY PROTEIN: carbonyl reductase [NADPH] 1-like (The sequence of the model RefSeq protein was modified relative to this genomic sequence to represent the inferred CDS: inserted 1 base in 1 codon) has protein sequence MVCIGFTIVQDLYQQFHVVLMTWDEAQGWAAVKQLHTKGLNPRFHLLDINDLQSIHALRHFEYRDLDELVNNAGITFKAGDPTPFHIQAEVTMKTHFFGTRDVCTELLPLMKPQDRVVNVSRIISLIALKKCNPDLQQKFIIKTITEEELVGLMNKFVEDTKKRVHRKEGWPDTPYGVTKIXVMVLSRIHARKVSEQRKGDKILLKACCPGWVRTDMAGPKASKSPEEGAETPVYLALLPSDAEGPHGVFVIEKKVEQWGPLYQLPSWLPSQIPS, from the exons atggtctg cattggctTTACCATTGTGCAGGACCTGTACCAGCAGTTTCATGTGGTACTCATGACATGGGATGAGGCACAGGGCTGGGCGGCAGTGAAACAGCTCCACACCAAGGGCCTGAATCCCCGCTTCCACCTTCTGGACATCAACGACCTTCAGAGCATCCATGCCCTGCGTCACTTC GAGTACAGGGACCTAGATGAGCTGGTCAACAATGCAGGCATCACATTCAAGG CTGGTGATCCCACACCCTTTCATATTCAAGCAGAAGTGACCATGAAAACACACTTCTTTGGTACCCGAGATGTGTGCACAGAACTCCTGCCTCTAATGAAACCCCAAG ACAGAGTGGTGAATGTGTCTAGGATAATAAGCCTCATAGCCCTTAAAAAGTGCAACCCAGACCTGCAGCAGAAGTTTATAATTAAGACCATCACAGAGGAGGAACTGGTGGGGCTCATGAACAAGTTCGTGGAAGACACGAAGAAACGTGTGCACAGGAAGGAGGGCTGGCCTGATACTCCCTATGGAGTGACAAAAA GTGTCATGGTCCTCTCCAGAATCCATGCTAGGAAAGTGAGTGAGCAGAGGAAAGGGGACAAGATCCTCTTGAAAGCCTGCTGCCCTGGGTGGGTGAGAACAGACATGGCAGGACCTAAAGCCTCTAAAAGCCCAGAAGAAGGAGCAGAGACCCCTGTCTACTTGGCCCTTCTGCCCTCAGATGCTGAGGGACCTCATGGGGTGTTTGTTATAGAGAAGAAAGTTGAACAATGGGGTCCCCTCTATCAGTTACCTTCATGGCTCCCATCTCAAATCCCATCATGA
- the LOC125094726 gene encoding carbonyl reductase [NADPH] 1, with amino-acid sequence MSSVNRVALVTGANKGIGFAIARDLCRQFSGDVVLTARDEARGRAAVQQLQAEGLSPRFHLLDIDDLQSIRALRDFLRKEYGGLDVLVNNAGIAFKTNDPTPFHIQAEVTMKTNFFGTRDVCTELLPLMKPQGRVVNVSSMVSLRALKNCSPELQQNFRSEIITEEELVGLMNKFVEDTKKGVHRKEGWPDTAYGVTKIGVTVLSRIHARKLSEQRKGDKILLNACCPGWVRTDMAGPKATKSPEEGAETPVYLALLPSDAEGPHGAFVTEKKVEQW; translated from the exons ATGTCGTCAGTCAACCGAGTGGCGCTGGTGACCGGGGCCAACAAGGGCATCGGCTTCGCGATCGCGCGTGACCTGTGCCGGCAGTTTTCGGGGGACGTGGTGCTCACGGCGCGGGACGAGGCGCGGGGTCGCGCGGCCGTGCAGCAGCTCCAGGCCGAGGGCCTGAGTCCCCGCTTCCACCTGCTGGACATCGACGACCTGCAGAGCATCCGCGCCCTGCGCGACTTCCTGCGCAAGGAGTACGGGGGCCTGGACGTGCTGGTCAACAACGCGGGCATTGCTTTCAAGA cTAATGATCCCACACCGTTTCATATTCAAGCAGAAGTGACCATGAAAACAAACTTCTTTGGTACCCGAGATGTGTGCACAGAACTCCTGCCTCTGATGAAACCCCAAG GCAGAGTGGTGAACGTGTCCAGCATGGTGAGTCTGCGGGCCCTGAAAAATTGCAGTCCCGAGCTACAGCAGAATTTCAGAAGTGAGATCATCACAGAGGAGGAGCTGGTGGGGCTCATGAACAAGTTCGTGGAAGACACGAAGAAAGGTGTGCACAGGAAGGAGGGCTGGCCTGATACTGCCTATGGAGTGACAAAAATCGGCGTCACGGTCCTCTCCAGAATCCATGCCAGGAAACTGAGTGAGCAGAGGAAAGGGGACAAGATCCTTCTGAACGCCTGCTGCCCTGGGTGGGTGAGAACAGACATGGCAGGACCTAAAGCCACTAAAAGCCCAGAAGAAGGAGCAGAGACCCCTGTCTACTTGGCCCTTCTGCCCTCAGATGCTGAGGGGCCTCATGGGGCATTTGTTACGGAGAAGAAAGTTGAACAATGGTGA